ACCCATAACTCTAATTTATGTGATAAATGCAATACAGAGTTAATAAGACGGACAGATGATAAAGAAGAATTTATTAATAGGAGACTTGAAATTTACAGCAAGGAGACTCAGCCTCTTGTTGATTATTATAAAGATAGAGATTGCTTTACAGAACTTGATGCTGATAAGGGAATTAATGAAGTGTTTGATGAATTTAAAAATATAGCAAAAAATGCTTAGAGTTTTCTAAGCATTTTTATATTCTAAATTCTTTAAGTATTTAAAGTTAGAAACAGGTATATAAACTACTTTTTGATCAGTTCTACCCTCTATTTGAGTTTTAGAAGGGGCTATCCCACTACTATTAAATAAGTTAGTAGGATTAATACGATAGCATATCCAATTTGTTTCACGATACAAGGATTTGTTACTCAAAACGTCAAGAACAGATACCTTTTCACTATTAGTAGGATTTAATAAGATAGCGTGATATATTTTTATATCTTTGTTATGTAGCCACTCAAACAACTTCGCTACGCCAATATTTAAACCGAAAGTATTACTTTTAGTTGGATATTTAAATTTAATTTCATATGCCAATACTTTATCGTTATCAACCAAAAGTCCGTCAATATTCCAAACGGCATATCCATAGTAAACAGTTAAAAAGAAATTAGCAAAATGTCTTTGTATAGCAGTATCTTCTAACAATCCATTTTTATCAAAGAAGTCAATGGCTTTCTCCTGCCTAGCAGTATCTCTTACATCGTTAGCAGCCAATAAAGGTTGTCTTATTTCTTTTAAATTGTATTTAATTATAAATTCATTAAAAGAGAGAAATTGTTCTATGTAATTATTTTTCTCAATTAGATATATATTGCTATTAACCTCTAAAAATTTATAAGTTCCAGTATTCTCAAATTTTACATAAATACACTTCATGTTATTTTTAATAAAGTGCCTAAATATACTGATATCATTTTGCGTTACATATTCACTAGATACTTTAAAAAATATATAATCATTATTTTGTCTAGTAGTCCACCAACCTAAACTAATCTTATTATTCCACTTTTTTCTAGGAAGAACATCATTTTGAAATAAATGTTCTGTACATACACCTTCTAAAATAGCGTGTTTATCTCTAGAAAGTAAGTACTTTAGTTTTTCTTTATTATTTATTTCTAACGAAAAATCCCTATTCATAAAAAGCACCTCCACTGTAATCAAGTGGAGGCATTTTAGCCATAGAGATGCTTGATTTCAAAAAAATAGGTGCATTTATTTATAAATATTTATTAAATTTGTATTAAAAAAATGTCATTATAAGTAATTGGTTTTAGTAAGCAACTGTTTGCTCTTAATGTGCGTGAACTTTGAAATTTTAAGCCTTTTATTTTTCATGAACAAAACTTGATACTCTATTGTTTATTCACATATAAAGCATTGATTGAGTTATTAAGGTATCTAAAGTGCATATAATTTAAGGAGGAATTTAAAAATGAAAAATGCAAATGCGATTAAAGCAAATGAAATGAATCAATTATCTTTAAATTTAGGACATATTGAGGTTGTTAAAATAAACGATCAATCAAAGAAAGATACAATGAATGAAAATAAATTAATTTATCCAATATCTATAAATTACGGTAAAAAAGATTGGAATATTATTTCTGCTTTAAGAGAATTTCTATCTAATATGTTAGATACAAAGTCCAAATATAATTATAGGCATGACGGAAAATTCGCTTATATAACGGATGCAGGCAAGGGGCTTACTAAAAAAGACTTTATATTTGGAGAGTCTACTAGAGATGGTAGTATGATTGGTCAATTTGGCGAAGGTCTTAAAATGGCTCTTATTACTTTACTTCGTGCCAATAGAAAAGTAACAATAAAATCAGTTGGGTTTACAGTAGATGTAAAAAAGGCGTATTCCAAGGCTTATGATTCCGAAGTAATGCTGCTTTCATTTAAGAATAATACAGTGTCCATTGGAACTGAAATTATAGTTGAATGTAGCAAAAAGGAGTTAGAAGATGCTGCCAATCTGTTCTTAGATTTAAATAATGAAATGAATAGAGTGGATGAAAACATCTATCTTCCTGAAGGTAGAATTTTTATTGTGCGTCTTGATACAAATAAACTACCTAACACTATCTTCAGTTATAATATTGAAGATAAAACAATGACAAATAGGGATAGAAACATTGTTGCAGCAGATAGACTTCAAAGCAATATAGTTAAAATCTTAAATAATGCAAAAAATCAAAAGGTGGCAAAAGAATATCTTGCAAGTATTGAGTCAGATCCGACTAAGTATGAGTACCAACTACCTATCAATCCTAAAAATAAAACTAATTGGAAAAAGGCTGTGAAGTTACTTTACAAGGATAAGGCAGTGTTATCATCAGACCTTCAAAGTGATTTACATGCTAAAATGATGGGCTATCACATACTTAGAAATATCCCACTTCATGTAAGTAATCTACTAAAAAATCTTGGAGTAAAACTTAGTAGTGATGTTGCTAAGGACTATAAAGGCCAAAGTTTATTTGAGGACAATAAGATGGTTTATCCAATCAGTACAGATTATTGTAGTAACTGGACAATAGTTGATGCGATCAGAGAAATTATTGCTAATGCTATAGATACCGGGACAAATATAAGAGTTGAACACAGAAATGGTAAAGGAAGAATTGTAGACTCTGGTAAGGGTATTATGAGAAAGCACCTTATATTCGGTATAAGTGGAAAAAGTAATTCTAATATTGGACAATTTGGAGAAGGTCTTAAAGTTTCTTCTTTAGTCTTGGCAAGAAATAAAAGAGCCGTAAGTATTCAAACTACAGGATATACTTACACTCCATCTATCGAAAAATATGATGAATTTGATACAAACCTATTTACTGTACATTTTGTTAAAAACCAAAAAACAAAAGGTACTGTAATTGAGTTTGATTGTACTGAAGATGAACTAGAAATGGCTAAATCACTATTTGCACATTTTAAAGATGGTAGAAAGAAATCTGTTACTACAAGTAAGTTAGAAGTATTCTTTACGGATGCAGGTCAAATTTTTGTAAATGGACTTAAAACTCAAAAGATAGATGCCATCTTTGGATACGACATCAAAGATAAATCCTTAGTAATTTCAAGAGATAGAAATTATGTAGATAATCATAAACTTGCTGAATATGTAGCAAATTTCTTATCTACGATTACAGATGAAGATGTTATTGAAAAAGTTCTAACGGATTGGATTCAGAACAGTTATCTCTTTGAATATAAGTTAAACTTCAACCCAAGTAATAAGA
This Alkaliphilus sp. B6464 DNA region includes the following protein-coding sequences:
- a CDS encoding ATP-binding protein, with the translated sequence MKNANAIKANEMNQLSLNLGHIEVVKINDQSKKDTMNENKLIYPISINYGKKDWNIISALREFLSNMLDTKSKYNYRHDGKFAYITDAGKGLTKKDFIFGESTRDGSMIGQFGEGLKMALITLLRANRKVTIKSVGFTVDVKKAYSKAYDSEVMLLSFKNNTVSIGTEIIVECSKKELEDAANLFLDLNNEMNRVDENIYLPEGRIFIVRLDTNKLPNTIFSYNIEDKTMTNRDRNIVAADRLQSNIVKILNNAKNQKVAKEYLASIESDPTKYEYQLPINPKNKTNWKKAVKLLYKDKAVLSSDLQSDLHAKMMGYHILRNIPLHVSNLLKNLGVKLSSDVAKDYKGQSLFEDNKMVYPISTDYCSNWTIVDAIREIIANAIDTGTNIRVEHRNGKGRIVDSGKGIMRKHLIFGISGKSNSNIGQFGEGLKVSSLVLARNKRAVSIQTTGYTYTPSIEKYDEFDTNLFTVHFVKNQKTKGTVIEFDCTEDELEMAKSLFAHFKDGRKKSVTTSKLEVFFTDAGQIFVNGLKTQKIDAIFGYDIKDKSLVISRDRNYVDNHKLAEYVANFLSTITDEDVIEKVLTDWIQNSYLFEYKLNFNPSNKTVWKKVIGKRFKKSCFASFDDKNNFIAKQAGYEILRNIPNSVSSIFKVSGVESADAIAKKYNGKGIIFDNKIVYPIAVDYCQNWTIRDAIRELLSNSLDTESKVTISHKDGITVISDKGEGIAKKNFLFSSNRKTDSRIGHFGEGLKLALLVLARKGREAIIRTKGYEYKAVIERDREFNADVLVIYIDNNRKRLGTDIQFKSSEGEIEDAKKLFIQFNKAIKEIDKDIYTPGRNLFVNGVFIENIDSLFSYNLLDAKKVLARDRKSVQMEMAKEEIKNIISKATNTKFIEAFFNCSNPYKLEQTLEIRLSTSVLSIWKKVADKLFPKSCLPTMSDYDLAAIDAGYRILGNLTHVQAKILRQLGFQLASDVASLKGDENVVKKRFNPNKLSPEGKVRWTKAKKIFRKLYGNDRTRMIEIVEEFNTKVVGDDVQGYYHPKNKGVYIHVSLLDKSTVPFYKMMGVLIHEEVHHMSGAADRTREFENALSDELGKLAEILIK